From the genome of bacterium, one region includes:
- a CDS encoding biotin/lipoyl-binding protein, with amino-acid sequence MAYIAIIEGEQSPVSIGKDKEGSTTVTIGDREHVVDLRWTQSDLLSILIDGRSYQVDIHSDKDVHKVLIEGEHFDFELFDERKALLKKSAAMGVEGVQEIKSSMPGKIVKILVGEGDEVEQGQGLIVVEAMKMENEIKSPKAGLIKKIGVEEGATVESGALLVVVE; translated from the coding sequence ATGGCTTACATAGCGATTATTGAGGGAGAGCAGAGCCCGGTCAGCATAGGTAAAGACAAAGAGGGCAGCACCACAGTCACTATCGGCGACAGGGAGCACGTGGTGGACCTCCGGTGGACCCAGAGTGATCTGTTGTCCATCCTGATAGATGGCCGTTCCTACCAGGTAGACATCCATAGCGACAAAGATGTCCACAAGGTGCTCATCGAAGGGGAACACTTTGATTTTGAACTTTTCGATGAACGGAAAGCGCTCCTTAAAAAGAGTGCAGCTATGGGCGTTGAAGGGGTCCAGGAGATCAAATCCTCCATGCCCGGCAAGATCGTCAAGATCCTGGTGGGAGAGGGGGACGAGGTCGAGCAAGGGCAAGGTCTTATCGTGGTCGAGGCCATGAAGATGGAGAACGAGATCAAATCGCCAAAGGCGGGTTTGATTAAAAAGATCGGAGTTGAAGAAGGGGCGACGGTTGAATCGGGAGCGCTCCTGGTGGTGGTGGAGTAG
- a CDS encoding IclR family transcriptional regulator, whose translation MIKRKKSDYIIHSVDHAFDVLEAFRADEPELGVTQLAKLLKLHKNNVFRILATLESRDYVEQNPRTGNYRLGLKAFEAGQAYLRHTSLVSVTHPQMEALSSELRENSYLAVLRGGYVFYLDEVIADQTIQVVSRLGTRVSPHCTATGKVFLAFLGKPMVDELFETMILDKMTPHTITDERKLKTEIIKVGESGYAVDNEEWTMGLKCVAAPILDYYGKIQGTISVSGPADRLPEEKIVEEIVPAVLDHSKKVSRKMGYLTGKGQE comes from the coding sequence ATGATCAAGAGGAAAAAAAGTGATTATATCATCCACTCCGTGGATCATGCGTTTGATGTTTTGGAGGCGTTCAGGGCTGATGAACCTGAACTTGGGGTGACGCAACTGGCCAAGCTGCTTAAACTGCATAAAAATAACGTTTTCCGTATTCTGGCTACCCTGGAGAGCCGTGACTACGTTGAGCAGAACCCTCGTACCGGAAACTATCGGCTGGGTCTCAAGGCTTTCGAGGCCGGGCAGGCCTACCTGAGGCACACCAGTCTGGTGTCTGTAACCCATCCGCAGATGGAGGCTCTCTCATCTGAACTAAGAGAGAACAGCTATCTGGCGGTTTTACGCGGTGGTTACGTTTTTTATCTGGATGAGGTTATTGCTGACCAGACGATCCAGGTAGTCTCACGCCTTGGAACCAGAGTGTCCCCCCATTGTACGGCCACCGGCAAGGTGTTTCTCGCCTTCCTGGGAAAACCCATGGTGGATGAACTGTTTGAGACCATGATCCTCGACAAAATGACACCACACACGATTACTGACGAACGTAAGCTGAAGACCGAGATCATCAAGGTAGGGGAGAGTGGGTACGCGGTAGACAATGAGGAGTGGACAATGGGGCTGAAGTGTGTCGCGGCTCCCATACTGGATTATTATGGAAAGATACAGGGTACCATATCTGTCAGCGGGCCGGCTGACAGGCTTCCTGAAGAGAAAATTGTTGAAGAGATTGTCCCTGCAGTTCTTGATCATTCCAAAAAGGTTTCAAGGAAAATGGGGTATCTCACAGGTAAGGGGCAAGAATAA
- a CDS encoding 2-oxoacid:acceptor oxidoreductase family protein — protein sequence MEFNVVAAGIGGQGIVLFSEILAKSMLAEGLNPSFYVHSGLAQLGGSVSSHIRAGDRICPKITHGCADVILSLELGEILHTVPYLKRDGKVLVSQATRMPYHSTIAPEKYPTIDTLTELFREGGVEPVFIPADTIAREVGHIQALNMVMLGALVAVSNIVDTESAVRTIRETIGKGADINVEGFWKGYEFISGRDYN from the coding sequence TTGGAATTTAACGTTGTTGCCGCCGGGATCGGTGGACAGGGGATCGTACTTTTTTCGGAGATCCTTGCCAAATCCATGCTGGCAGAAGGTCTTAACCCCAGCTTCTATGTCCACTCCGGGCTGGCTCAACTGGGGGGATCTGTGAGCAGCCACATCCGTGCCGGAGACCGTATCTGTCCCAAAATAACCCACGGCTGTGCCGATGTTATCCTTTCTCTGGAGCTTGGTGAGATCCTCCACACCGTGCCCTATCTGAAGAGGGACGGCAAGGTCCTTGTCAGCCAGGCAACCAGGATGCCTTATCATTCCACCATTGCGCCGGAAAAGTACCCCACCATCGATACCCTCACTGAACTGTTCAGGGAGGGGGGAGTGGAGCCTGTCTTCATACCTGCCGATACGATCGCGCGGGAAGTCGGGCATATACAGGCCCTGAACATGGTCATGCTGGGGGCTCTGGTAGCTGTTTCCAATATCGTTGATACGGAGTCTGCAGTCAGGACCATCCGGGAGACGATCGGGAAGGGGGCGGATATAAACGTAGAAGGCTTCTGGAAGGGGTATGAATTTATCTCCGGTAGGGATTACAACTGA
- a CDS encoding outer membrane beta-barrel protein yields the protein MKALKVGTILLAVLLLAFTLLAAVPAQAGQWYVGGGINTVDLGKDFSDIESGQGLTFNFGYYFQPTFALDFVLGFSGHEDPFGDDFLYSRFDIGAEFAFGTGSGLSPYLVVGLGSHTMDYDLFTDSFTGTSLF from the coding sequence ATGAAAGCGCTGAAAGTTGGAACGATCCTGTTGGCCGTTCTGCTCCTGGCTTTTACTCTGCTTGCCGCAGTACCGGCCCAGGCAGGACAATGGTATGTGGGTGGCGGGATTAATACGGTTGATCTGGGCAAGGATTTCAGCGACATTGAATCGGGTCAGGGGCTGACCTTCAACTTCGGGTACTATTTTCAGCCGACCTTTGCCCTGGATTTTGTCCTCGGCTTCAGCGGTCATGAGGACCCCTTCGGTGACGACTTCTTATATTCCCGTTTTGACATAGGCGCCGAGTTCGCCTTTGGCACAGGGAGTGGACTGTCACCCTACCTGGTTGTGGGTCTGGGCAGTCACACCATGGACTATGACCTTTTCACAGACTCCTTTACCGGCACCTCTCTTTTTTAG
- a CDS encoding AMP-binding protein translates to MQVKTRTQDPKSPYFQPEIETMPVEKLKKLQLDLLKKQVSYIYNTNPYFKKVYDDAGFNPSDLKTLDDISKVPFMEKGTIRDGYPTKIVTGDMSEMREMHSTSGTTGKPVLIFANEHDIDLWADRNARELWMVGARPGDIFLNSFGYGLPTGGFGFHYGAQRMGAAPIPLSGGQSDRMVDILVDLPVHSFCATPSFALYVGQKAQEKGFDLAKDSTCKVSLHGAEPWPWATRVKIEELFGVKAFDEFGMTEFLGPGMTCECEARTEDMPQKMHAWADHLLAECINPDTGEPVGDGEDGEMVWTNLVNTGTPLIRYRSRDLASLTWKVCACGRTHPRMAAIKGRSDDAVSISGLIVFPSQVEEALSPFPEMGANFRIVVETDKRGMDFFTLRIELKDKAFLSDSALVDRLKVEMKNAVKGVTDVNPKVVDLIGPDELPRATSGEGKTASARVDDRRKK, encoded by the coding sequence ATGCAGGTCAAAACGAGAACTCAGGATCCTAAGAGCCCATACTTTCAGCCAGAGATCGAGACCATGCCGGTCGAGAAGCTCAAGAAGCTTCAGCTTGATCTCCTTAAAAAACAGGTAAGCTACATTTATAACACGAACCCTTATTTCAAGAAGGTCTACGATGACGCCGGTTTTAACCCGAGCGACCTGAAGACCCTTGACGACATCAGCAAGGTGCCTTTCATGGAGAAGGGGACCATCCGGGACGGTTATCCCACAAAGATCGTCACAGGCGACATGTCTGAGATGAGGGAGATGCACAGTACATCCGGAACCACAGGTAAGCCGGTTCTCATCTTTGCCAACGAGCACGATATCGACCTGTGGGCCGACCGGAACGCCCGGGAGCTCTGGATGGTTGGTGCCCGCCCGGGAGACATCTTCCTGAACTCCTTCGGGTACGGGCTTCCCACAGGCGGTTTCGGATTCCATTACGGCGCGCAGAGAATGGGCGCCGCACCCATACCGCTGTCCGGCGGCCAGTCGGACCGAATGGTAGACATCCTGGTGGACCTGCCGGTTCATTCATTCTGCGCCACACCGTCCTTCGCCCTTTACGTTGGACAGAAGGCTCAGGAGAAGGGTTTTGATCTGGCCAAGGACTCCACATGCAAGGTCAGCCTTCACGGTGCCGAGCCTTGGCCCTGGGCCACCCGCGTCAAGATCGAAGAACTGTTTGGCGTCAAGGCCTTTGATGAATTCGGTATGACCGAGTTTCTCGGGCCCGGCATGACCTGTGAGTGTGAAGCACGTACGGAGGATATGCCACAGAAGATGCACGCCTGGGCCGATCACCTCCTGGCTGAGTGCATCAACCCTGATACCGGGGAGCCTGTGGGCGACGGCGAGGATGGGGAAATGGTGTGGACCAACCTGGTTAACACGGGGACCCCTCTCATCCGCTACAGGAGCCGGGACCTTGCATCCCTGACCTGGAAAGTCTGTGCCTGTGGCAGGACCCATCCCAGGATGGCGGCCATCAAGGGGCGCTCCGATGACGCCGTGTCCATCTCCGGCCTCATTGTTTTCCCGAGCCAGGTTGAAGAGGCTCTGTCGCCCTTCCCCGAGATGGGGGCCAACTTCCGTATCGTCGTCGAGACCGACAAAAGGGGCATGGACTTTTTCACCCTGAGGATCGAGCTCAAGGACAAAGCGTTCCTCAGCGACAGCGCCCTTGTGGACCGCTTGAAGGTCGAGATGAAGAACGCTGTCAAGGGTGTCACCGATGTGAACCCCAAGGTCGTGGATCTGATCGGTCCCGACGAGCTGCCCCGTGCCACATCCGGAGAGGGAAAGACTGCCAGCGCCCGTGTTGATGACAGGCGCAAGAAGTAA
- a CDS encoding IclR family transcriptional regulator — translation MTQTKRKKTDYIIQSVDHALDVLEAFHSEADELGITELSRRLKLHKNNIFRILATLESRGYIDQNMATDNYRLGLGTLELGQTYIRHTGLLRVARSVMEELNNKVNENVYIGILKDRYAFYLDVVESNHTVRVLSRVGCRVPTYCAAIGKAQLAYETSETINEVLGKKELKKFTPNTIADRKKILEHLVLVKELGYALDDEEWDEGVRCVGAPIFDYTRKAVGGISISGPSVRMSMEKIRKDYVPLIKRACEEISNRLGYDSLEAKSE, via the coding sequence ATGACCCAGACCAAAAGGAAAAAAACCGATTACATTATCCAGTCGGTGGATCATGCTCTGGATGTCCTGGAAGCGTTCCACTCGGAAGCGGATGAACTGGGCATAACTGAACTGTCACGAAGACTAAAACTTCACAAAAACAACATTTTTCGTATTCTTGCGACCCTTGAGAGCAGGGGATATATCGATCAAAACATGGCAACGGACAACTATCGTCTGGGCCTCGGAACTTTGGAGTTGGGGCAGACCTATATCCGCCATACGGGCCTGCTGCGGGTAGCTCGATCTGTAATGGAGGAACTCAACAATAAGGTTAACGAGAATGTGTATATCGGGATATTGAAGGACCGGTACGCTTTCTACCTTGACGTGGTCGAATCCAACCACACTGTGCGTGTTCTCTCCCGCGTCGGGTGCCGTGTGCCCACCTACTGCGCCGCTATAGGAAAAGCGCAGTTAGCTTACGAGACATCGGAAACGATCAATGAGGTTCTGGGCAAAAAAGAGCTGAAAAAGTTCACGCCCAACACGATCGCCGATCGGAAAAAAATCCTGGAACACCTGGTCCTCGTCAAGGAACTCGGGTACGCGTTGGACGACGAGGAGTGGGATGAGGGTGTAAGGTGTGTCGGTGCTCCCATTTTCGACTATACACGCAAGGCTGTGGGAGGCATTTCCATATCAGGTCCCTCGGTCCGCATGAGTATGGAAAAGATAAGGAAAGATTACGTCCCCTTGATCAAGAGGGCGTGCGAGGAGATCTCCAACCGCCTTGGCTACGATTCACTTGAAGCGAAAAGCGAGTAA
- a CDS encoding acyl-CoA carboxylase subunit beta, with translation MSLEKKFELLKEKDAQAELGGGETRIAKQHEAGKLTARERVNLFLDEGSFVEMDKFVTHRCNDFGMEKQKIPGDGVITGYGKVNGRKVFVFAQDFTVFGGSLSGAYAEKVVKIMDLAMKYGCPVIGFNDSGGARIQEGVVSLGGYADIFLRNTLASGVVPQISLIMGPCAGGAVYSPAITDFIIMVKNTSYMFITGPEVIKAVTHEEVTKEELGGAETHASKSGVCHLAAEDEKEALGMVRELLSFAPQNNAEDPPFVPTEDDPLREDESLNDIVPDNSNKPYDIKEIITTVADDNYFFEIQEHYAGNIVIGFIRLNGHSVGVVANQPANLAGVLDINASIKAARFVRFCDAFNIPLVVFEDVPGFLPGVDQEYGGIITHGAKLLYAFCEATVPKLTVITRKAYGGAYCVMNSKHIRADFNFAYPTAEIAVMGPDGAVNIIFRNELKESADPVARKTELVDHFKETFANPYKAAELGYIDEVILPQKTRPRLIKVLEMCLSKRDENPPRKHGNIPL, from the coding sequence ATGTCCCTTGAAAAGAAGTTCGAACTGCTTAAAGAGAAGGATGCCCAGGCCGAGCTTGGCGGTGGTGAAACCCGCATAGCCAAGCAGCACGAAGCCGGTAAACTTACCGCCAGGGAGAGGGTCAACCTTTTTCTCGATGAGGGCAGCTTCGTGGAGATGGACAAGTTCGTGACTCACCGCTGCAACGATTTCGGGATGGAGAAGCAGAAGATCCCGGGTGACGGTGTCATTACGGGGTACGGGAAGGTCAACGGCCGCAAGGTGTTCGTCTTCGCCCAGGACTTTACCGTTTTCGGCGGGTCCCTCTCCGGCGCCTACGCGGAGAAAGTGGTCAAGATCATGGACCTGGCCATGAAGTACGGCTGCCCTGTGATCGGTTTCAACGATTCGGGCGGGGCGAGGATCCAGGAAGGGGTCGTCAGCCTTGGGGGTTACGCAGATATCTTCCTTCGCAACACCCTCGCCTCCGGGGTGGTTCCGCAGATCTCCCTCATTATGGGACCATGCGCGGGAGGGGCGGTTTACAGCCCGGCCATCACAGACTTCATCATCATGGTGAAGAACACGAGCTACATGTTCATTACCGGACCGGAGGTGATCAAGGCGGTGACCCACGAGGAGGTTACCAAGGAGGAATTGGGCGGCGCCGAGACCCACGCCTCGAAGAGCGGTGTGTGCCACCTGGCCGCAGAAGATGAGAAGGAAGCCCTCGGAATGGTTCGGGAGCTCCTGTCCTTCGCTCCCCAGAACAACGCCGAGGATCCGCCCTTCGTTCCCACGGAGGATGATCCCCTGAGGGAGGATGAGTCCCTGAATGACATCGTCCCTGACAACTCCAACAAACCTTACGACATCAAAGAGATCATCACCACAGTGGCCGACGACAACTACTTCTTCGAGATCCAGGAACACTATGCCGGGAACATTGTCATCGGCTTTATACGTCTGAACGGGCATTCGGTGGGAGTTGTGGCCAATCAGCCGGCGAACCTCGCGGGGGTTCTGGATATCAACGCCTCCATCAAGGCGGCCAGGTTCGTCAGATTCTGCGACGCGTTCAACATCCCCCTTGTGGTTTTCGAGGACGTCCCCGGGTTCCTCCCGGGGGTGGACCAGGAATACGGAGGGATCATCACCCATGGCGCCAAGCTTCTTTATGCCTTTTGCGAGGCCACCGTTCCCAAGCTCACCGTCATTACCCGGAAGGCTTACGGTGGCGCCTATTGCGTCATGAACTCCAAGCACATCAGGGCCGATTTTAACTTCGCTTATCCCACCGCGGAGATCGCCGTCATGGGACCGGATGGCGCGGTGAATATCATCTTCAGGAACGAGCTCAAAGAATCAGCCGATCCGGTGGCCCGAAAGACGGAACTTGTGGACCACTTCAAAGAAACCTTCGCCAACCCCTACAAGGCGGCGGAGCTGGGGTACATCGACGAGGTGATCTTGCCCCAGAAGACAAGACCCCGGCTCATCAAGGTTCTGGAGATGTGCCTGTCGAAGAGGGATGAGAATCCGCCCCGTAAACATGGGAATATTCCGCTTTAG
- the accC gene encoding acetyl-CoA carboxylase biotin carboxylase subunit yields the protein MFKKVLIANRGEIAVRLIRACKELGIPSVAIYSEADRDALHVRCADEAYCVGPPPSAESYLVMDRIIDVAKVAGVDAIHPGYGFLAENPAFAKMCNANGIIFIGPSPAAIEMMGHKTIARKTMMEAGVPVVPGTELIEDDAELARRALEIGLPVMIKAAAGGGGKGMRVVNEEKEIEGSIRAARSEARSSFGDDAVYIEKYVEDPRHIEFQVLADRHGNVVHLFERECSIQRRHQKVIEEAPSMALDQELRERMGKAAVDAARAAGYWSAGTVEFLVDRHKNFFFLEMNTRLQVEHPVTEMITGVDIAKEMFRIASGEKLSITQDEVKMNGWALECRIYAEDPYNNFLPSPGKILALRVPSGPGVRDDSGVYAGYEVPLFYDPMISKLCTWGRDRTEAVNRMKRALAEYIVKGIKTTIPFHLKVMENKAFLDGNITTGFIGDAFVLEADAENKELRDVAIVAAALQTARRKRETAAPEGQGGGATDLWKMAGRRSRWLT from the coding sequence ATGTTTAAGAAAGTACTCATAGCAAATCGCGGTGAGATCGCTGTAAGGCTCATCCGGGCCTGCAAGGAGTTGGGGATCCCCTCCGTTGCCATTTACTCGGAGGCCGACCGCGATGCCCTTCATGTCAGGTGCGCCGACGAGGCCTACTGTGTCGGCCCGCCCCCTTCGGCCGAAAGCTACCTGGTGATGGATCGCATCATCGATGTGGCGAAAGTCGCCGGGGTGGACGCAATACACCCGGGATACGGTTTTCTGGCGGAGAATCCGGCCTTTGCCAAGATGTGCAACGCCAACGGGATCATCTTTATCGGTCCTTCGCCGGCCGCCATCGAGATGATGGGGCACAAAACGATAGCCCGCAAGACGATGATGGAGGCCGGGGTACCTGTAGTGCCCGGCACCGAGCTCATCGAGGATGACGCTGAGCTGGCCAGGAGAGCTCTTGAGATCGGGCTGCCGGTGATGATCAAGGCGGCAGCGGGCGGCGGTGGTAAAGGCATGCGGGTCGTAAACGAAGAGAAGGAGATCGAGGGATCCATCCGGGCGGCTCGCTCTGAGGCCCGATCCTCCTTTGGTGACGATGCCGTGTATATCGAGAAGTATGTCGAGGATCCCCGGCATATTGAGTTTCAGGTCCTCGCTGATCGTCACGGCAACGTGGTCCACCTCTTTGAACGTGAGTGCTCCATCCAGCGTCGCCATCAGAAGGTCATCGAGGAGGCCCCTTCCATGGCTCTTGACCAAGAGCTCAGGGAACGCATGGGCAAGGCGGCGGTGGATGCGGCCAGAGCAGCCGGTTACTGGAGCGCGGGAACGGTGGAGTTCCTTGTGGACCGGCACAAGAACTTTTTCTTCCTCGAGATGAATACACGCCTGCAGGTGGAACACCCGGTAACAGAGATGATCACCGGTGTGGATATTGCCAAGGAGATGTTCCGGATCGCCTCCGGTGAGAAGCTTTCGATCACCCAGGATGAGGTGAAGATGAACGGCTGGGCCCTCGAGTGCAGGATCTACGCGGAGGATCCCTATAACAACTTCCTGCCCTCCCCCGGGAAGATCCTCGCCCTGAGAGTTCCCAGCGGCCCCGGAGTCAGGGACGACTCGGGAGTCTATGCCGGGTACGAGGTCCCGCTCTTTTACGACCCCATGATCTCCAAGCTGTGCACCTGGGGGAGGGATCGGACGGAGGCTGTGAACCGCATGAAACGGGCTCTGGCTGAATATATTGTAAAAGGGATCAAGACCACCATTCCGTTCCATCTGAAGGTAATGGAAAATAAGGCGTTTCTCGACGGGAACATCACCACCGGTTTCATCGGGGATGCCTTTGTACTGGAGGCCGATGCGGAGAATAAAGAACTAAGGGATGTGGCCATCGTCGCGGCTGCACTGCAGACCGCCAGGCGAAAAAGGGAAACGGCAGCTCCCGAGGGGCAGGGGGGCGGCGCAACGGATCTTTGGAAGATGGCCGGCAGGAGGTCCAGATGGCTTACATAG
- a CDS encoding hydrolase has protein sequence MIDKMRFKASEAVLVVVDVQERLARVMDRRQQVEAAIGVLIRAAKLHDIPIILTQQYTKGLGPTVEALASELAGVDPVEKIHFSCCGEEPFTRALDALGRRKVILTGMEAHICVLQTATDLLDMGYTVHLPWDAVCSRIDGNRDAAMRFMERAGAIVTSSETVAFQILEKAGTAEFKEISSLLK, from the coding sequence ATGATCGATAAAATGAGGTTCAAAGCGTCCGAAGCCGTTCTGGTAGTAGTCGATGTCCAGGAGAGGCTGGCCAGGGTAATGGATAGGCGTCAGCAGGTTGAGGCCGCTATCGGTGTTCTTATCCGCGCTGCAAAGCTGCACGATATTCCCATTATCCTGACCCAGCAGTACACGAAAGGTCTTGGCCCTACGGTAGAAGCTCTTGCATCAGAGCTTGCGGGTGTTGATCCGGTGGAAAAGATCCATTTCTCCTGTTGCGGCGAAGAACCGTTCACCCGCGCTCTCGATGCACTTGGCCGGCGCAAGGTTATCCTCACCGGCATGGAGGCTCATATCTGTGTGCTTCAGACCGCCACCGACTTGCTGGATATGGGCTACACCGTTCATCTACCATGGGATGCTGTCTGCTCCCGCATTGATGGAAACCGTGACGCTGCGATGAGGTTCATGGAGCGGGCGGGCGCCATTGTAACATCCTCTGAGACCGTCGCTTTTCAGATCCTTGAAAAGGCAGGAACAGCAGAGTTCAAGGAAATTTCCTCTCTTCTCAAGTAA
- a CDS encoding tetratricopeptide repeat protein, which translates to MKDRFTRNPAAHDYWVKGNELFDQGKILPAIEYFKNAVRADSNFAEAYSNMGIAYFDMKDYSNAQDCFKKAVLIKPDFVEALLNLGSAFLFDEQPVKGLEVLTKKPRLQDAAMAYEQVIHLKPEMAEAYMHLGLVYEQMDRTDDALKTYKRFKELWDGTGRYLHAVQERIDRLGMGRKSGIGEAPRDEKLGE; encoded by the coding sequence ATGAAAGATCGATTTACGAGGAACCCCGCAGCGCACGACTACTGGGTCAAGGGGAACGAACTTTTCGACCAGGGCAAAATATTGCCGGCCATTGAATATTTCAAAAACGCCGTCAGGGCGGATTCTAATTTCGCGGAAGCTTACAGCAATATGGGTATTGCCTACTTCGACATGAAAGACTACAGCAACGCCCAGGATTGCTTTAAGAAGGCGGTTCTCATCAAACCTGATTTCGTGGAAGCGCTTCTCAACCTCGGTTCTGCCTTCCTTTTCGATGAGCAGCCGGTTAAGGGGTTGGAGGTGCTGACAAAAAAACCGAGGCTTCAGGATGCTGCCATGGCCTACGAACAGGTGATCCACCTGAAGCCGGAGATGGCAGAAGCCTATATGCATCTTGGCCTCGTTTACGAGCAGATGGATCGGACTGATGACGCCCTCAAAACGTACAAGCGCTTCAAAGAACTGTGGGACGGAACAGGGCGTTATCTTCACGCAGTTCAGGAAAGGATCGACCGATTGGGAATGGGTCGCAAATCAGGAATCGGTGAGGCGCCCCGTGACGAGAAGCTTGGTGAGTGA
- a CDS encoding indolepyruvate ferredoxin oxidoreductase subunit alpha, with product MKSFITIDSPGTDVLFSGNESIARGCIEAGVSLVTGYPGTPTTPVIEILKSADSPIRARWAINEKVAFDIATGNSWAGLRSLVTMKMSGLNVASDSILSVAASGTVGGLVIYVGDDPNVYYGMVEQDSRYYALLSSAPMLVPANPQELLDFTRYAFELSEEIGGPVFLRSTTVLSNTYSKVTLGEVRRMRQKAHFEFNIDKYTKAGSIRCRKQHQEALDRVEKTAAVADHLNILTEKGTRVGVIASSLAWDYLMETLEKHDLDLTRLKVSTAHPAPLGKIIKALQSTERILVLEELEPIIERRVRVQASMMENPPRVFGKEDGLVSRVGDLSPDQVREALSEVLGEKIEACHGLDIDEKAESLKVHRLLTFCAGCPHRNSYYAMIKAMKELGMDPSEIVVTGDIGCTVLGINEPFSICWTEVSMGNSIGLAEGFIGAGMKKPVVATIGDGTFYHSGVSPLINAVATGQDLPVVVLDNNWAAMTGYQSNIGTVGGDEIRIPIEKISRGLGVNSVKVVNPYRLKKSIRAYKKMLTGRGVNVLILRGPCVARQPRTWDLAMRINPKKCPGFEGCERTCIEALACPAIIRDGDDVRINQEDCQSCGLCVNFCPSSAISSNPLKIRRKRFGI from the coding sequence ATGAAATCCTTCATCACCATTGACAGTCCAGGTACCGACGTTCTTTTCTCCGGGAATGAATCCATTGCACGTGGTTGTATCGAGGCAGGTGTTTCTCTCGTCACCGGGTATCCCGGTACTCCCACCACCCCGGTCATCGAGATCCTCAAGTCTGCCGATTCCCCGATCCGGGCCAGGTGGGCCATAAACGAAAAGGTTGCCTTTGATATTGCAACAGGCAATTCCTGGGCGGGCCTCAGATCTCTCGTTACCATGAAGATGTCAGGGCTGAACGTAGCCTCCGACTCAATCCTTTCGGTGGCTGCTTCCGGTACAGTCGGGGGGTTGGTCATCTACGTTGGTGATGATCCCAATGTCTATTACGGGATGGTTGAGCAGGACTCCAGATACTACGCTCTTCTGTCTTCAGCTCCCATGCTGGTTCCAGCTAATCCACAGGAACTGCTGGATTTTACCAGGTATGCTTTTGAGCTTTCGGAAGAGATAGGCGGCCCGGTTTTCCTTCGCAGTACGACGGTTTTGTCCAACACCTACAGCAAGGTGACCCTGGGCGAGGTCCGCCGCATGCGCCAGAAGGCCCACTTCGAATTCAATATTGATAAATACACCAAAGCGGGATCCATCAGGTGCCGGAAACAGCATCAGGAAGCTCTGGACCGGGTGGAGAAAACTGCCGCTGTCGCGGACCATCTCAATATCCTCACTGAAAAAGGGACCAGGGTAGGTGTTATTGCGTCCTCTCTTGCCTGGGACTACCTGATGGAGACCCTGGAAAAACATGACCTTGATCTGACACGTCTCAAGGTTTCAACGGCCCATCCGGCTCCCCTGGGCAAGATAATTAAGGCTCTGCAGAGTACTGAACGGATCCTGGTATTGGAAGAACTGGAACCCATCATTGAGAGAAGGGTCAGGGTCCAGGCAAGCATGATGGAGAACCCCCCTCGGGTGTTCGGCAAGGAAGACGGCCTGGTCTCCAGGGTGGGGGACCTCTCACCCGACCAGGTCCGTGAAGCACTTTCAGAGGTTCTCGGCGAGAAAATAGAGGCCTGCCACGGTCTGGATATTGATGAAAAGGCCGAGTCCCTTAAGGTCCATCGTCTGCTTACCTTTTGTGCCGGCTGCCCCCACCGCAACTCATACTACGCCATGATCAAGGCCATGAAGGAACTGGGGATGGATCCTTCCGAGATCGTGGTCACCGGAGACATCGGCTGCACTGTTCTTGGCATCAACGAACCGTTCTCTATCTGCTGGACGGAAGTTTCCATGGGCAACAGCATAGGTCTTGCGGAAGGTTTTATTGGGGCCGGCATGAAAAAACCGGTTGTCGCCACCATCGGCGATGGGACCTTCTATCACTCAGGTGTTTCCCCTTTGATCAACGCGGTGGCTACGGGGCAGGATCTGCCTGTTGTCGTCCTGGATAACAACTGGGCGGCTATGACCGGTTACCAGAGCAATATCGGCACCGTGGGCGGCGATGAGATCCGTATCCCCATCGAAAAGATCTCCCGGGGACTCGGCGTGAACTCTGTGAAGGTGGTCAACCCCTACAGGCTGAAAAAGTCTATTCGCGCATATAAAAAGATGTTAACCGGCCGTGGAGTGAACGTACTGATACTCCGGGGACCCTGTGTAGCCCGTCAGCCCCGAACCTGGGATCTTGCAATGCGCATCAATCCTAAAAAGTGCCCTGGATTTGAAGGGTGTGAACGTACCTGTATCGAAGCGTTGGCCTGTCCGGCCATAATCCGGGATGGTGACGATGTCAGGATCAACCAGGAGGACTGCCAGAGCTGCGGCCTGTGTGTCAACTTTTGTCCCAGCTCCGCGATCAGCAGTAATCCCCTGAAGATCAGGAGGAAGAGGTTTGGAATTTAA